In Vigna angularis cultivar LongXiaoDou No.4 chromosome 8, ASM1680809v1, whole genome shotgun sequence, the DNA window AACAAAGTTTGTTTCCTGCAAACATTACCAAGAAAAAGGATAGTGACCCACTTCACTGGAATGATAATAACATCCCCAACAAGGATACAAACAGTTATTGACTTAAAACAGACCCATCGAAGAAAGAGTAAATGGATAATATGCAATTTTGTGATCAATCTGTATTATTCCCACCCAATTTCTGTCCTTTATAAGATATTgttcttatattttaacatGCAAAATAGTCCATTTTGAATCTTTATGCTACTTAGGGAATGGGTCTTTAATGGGTATTCTGGGTTCAATATTTGTAGGGTCAGAAGCtccaattttaatatattttccaatttaattttaatttctcagTATTACTTTTGACTAAAATCAGAGAAaagaaatgttaaaataatgtaTTGTCCTTTTCACTCTCCTATTTATATTCTAATCTATACCAACATAACTTCACAAAATATTTGTTGGATCTCTACAGTGCCTCAATATATAAATGAACCTTAAAGCTTAGACGTTAACATTAGCAGGTGACTTTTATTGAATTAGAATATTGGAAAATTTGGATACATCACCGGGACATTTTCTATATGAATACAAACGAGAAAAAAAGAACTGAAAACAGTAAAATTTATCAGTCTCAGTTGAGTGACACAAATAGAATTCTCCTTGAACAGTCAAAGGATGGGCATCAAAAGTTAGTTCGTCACACATGCCAACTCCTTTGATTTTGCAATGTTCTTGTAAAGTACATGTTAGAAGGGCGTTTTGTTCCCTATTAAGCATCATAATCCATCAAAAGATTTCCATGCAATTTCAATGCATACCGTTGACAATATTTGTTGCAGAACATGAGAAACCACCACATTTACAGGCTGAATATCAACCACCGCTGCACCAGGTTCCCCATgctgtaaaaagaaaaatgagctATCTCAAGTGCAGTGGGATGAATGCCCAAGTTAAATAACAATGCCAGAGCTTATTTCATGTTAAACATAGATTGACAGATCCACAGTACTGCAAAAAATATTCCGAgagatttataaatattattgttgagGGGGCATTGAACTAAAGACACTTACAATTCCAAGACCAAGTTCCATTTTTCCAGGCCCCAGACGATCTGATGCCACTTGACCAGGAATTGTGCAAACACTCAAAGCAACACCCATTGTTCCCACTATTTCAGATGCATGCTTAGCTTCGGCAGCAACATCATTAAGAGAAAGACCACCAGCAGCAGCAGCTCCTGCAACCTGGCTCAGTCAAAACAAATTATCATTAAAGGTGTACATATATAACAACTAGGAAccataacataaaaataaagtacaaaATTGTTATGCTATGAGTAAAAGTATAATGATGAATTCAAGAAATGAAATTTACTTTAATACACAGGCCAGACAGTCTCATCATGTGTTTGTATGAAAAGGTGTGGTCAGAGCCTTTATATGAATTGGCAACAAAAAGAATGCAGAAAGAAAAGTGACTTCATGTATTATTAACCTTATGAACCAGAATAGTCCCAGCCAAACCTCTTCTTCCAGCGATCCCTCGTGGCGGAGGAAGCGCACAATCATCCCCAACAATAACAGTCTACATAGAAAAAATACACGTCATACTTTACCAGcatattaaatgtttaattattggaAGTGCAATGAGAAATCAGTAGCCAGCTAGACATACCTCTACTTTATAACCTTCAGATTTTGCTAGCTCAGCAGCCAAACCAAAGTTCAAACGATCACCAGTATAGTTCTATCAACACCCAAATTCGAACACTATGAATCCAGAAACAAAAGCAAATCCTAATGACTCATCATGAACTGACCATACTAGTGCAAAGCCACACTATCTTATACGTTGATTTCATAAGAggtaaagtattttaaaaaaatggacaCATGATGCCaagtattataataaaaagaaacgttaattatacttttatcaCTACTTATTATCTAAACCACAGCAGAAAACATTTTCCATACATGCGACTCTAATATGCAAACTGACCTCAAAGACCAATGCAAAAAATCCTATATTTAGGATGGCagaatgataaagaaaaaataataataccttTACAATCAACAGACATCCCTTAGGACCAGTTACAGCTCGTATTCCCTAAATTTCAGATCATAATAATAGGAGCATTAGAAGTAGAAAAAACAGTATGCTTATAACTGAAAGAGTGTTATACATTTCAATTATAATACTATGAAGTAAGCATACAGCTAGAATTGAATCAACGGGTGgagaagaaaatatatctccACAAATTGCTGCTGTAAGCATTCCTTCTCCCACAAATCCAGCATGGGCAGGCTCATGCCCACTTCCTCCCCCTGTAAGGCAAATATAGATAGATGTACACAATTTTCTCAGTAAAACTTATGCAACTATTGAACAAATAAAGCTGCAAAACCATCCtaggaaattttattttacatgttTTCTAGGTTGAAAACTTCTATTTTCACCCACCATTTTCTGTACCCTATTCCGCCCTCGTGCAACTTCATTTATCAAACCGATTTCCTAAATTAGCATAACAATGCCTACAAGCTTTGAGTAGAAAACTAATGACACACCTCCTGAAAGAATGAAACTGTAAGGCGATACAAAGCATCCAATGGATGGTCACACACCTGATATAACTGCAACCTTATCATATGTTGCAGCGGAAACATCTGCCCGTAGCACAACCTTTAcctacatttaaaaaaaaacaccaaaaaaacGCCTTCAGCAACTATCACACTAATACACAAGCTATGGATGCTCTGCTCGAGGTCGTGTGATCACCTGAGGAAAGCCATCTAAATACTGCAGTCCAGGATAAGTCTCCACAAGACCTTCAATGAACTCAGTCACAACATCTGCaatcacatttaaaatatatacatatatattcaGTTTCCAAGACAAGATTACTACACATTTCCTGTCATATAGATAATACACGCATACATAAAaacatacacacatatatatatagtctAGATAATGTAAAATCTCGAAGAGGAAATACTACACAATCATAAATGTAGTGCTACTaagataaaaatacaaaaagaaataaaacctaaATCGGAATACAACTCTCGAACCGTAATCTTAGACCTCGTACAGCTAGATTAGCAGAAAATCACCGTAATAAAGTCTACAACGTTTCGCATCAAATTTTATGATAGAGGCAGCGATTTCTGTGAGTCAAAGACTAATGTTAAAACATTCGAGGTCCAAATAGGAAAAACAAGTCAACACAGTGCAAAGAACACaaacagttaaaaaaaaaatcgagaGAACAATTCCGAAGGGAACCACATAAAGAACATTGAGAGCGCAGCAATTTTCGATGACGAGAGTTAAAGAGAGCGAAGATTAGCGGTGAATTTGGCAGAGAGTGGAAAATTGAGCGGGACAAGAGGAGAGGGAGTGGGAGGAGGGGAGAGGGACGCGCACGCACCGTTAGGGTCGTCGATGAGCTTCTTCGTCGGAAATGCCATGGCTAGGCGGTGCCGGAGGAGGGGAATTGAAGGGGAGAATGACGGAAACGGAAAACCCTAGAAATGGTTTTGCATGAAACAgtggagagaagagagagaaagagagagagagaggggggGAAGAAGAGTTGTTGTTGGCTTGTTGGTTTGATGGTGGTGTGGGAGTGCCTCTTTATATACTACACAAGAGAAGGAAGGCGAGGGAGTTGATAGTTGGCTTCTTCCTGCacggaaaattaaaaaattacattaaataataacaaaaaaaatatcttcCTTTATCCAAATATATGAAGGTTGTTGTTGGCTTGTTGTTACGTTACATTTTtgattttactaatttttagttttcattaaaatatatgaaggttaaataattttaattattaatataaagtatCATAGTTGTGTAAAATAAATAGCTCTTCTCAATctcattttttctctctaaaaGAATCGAGTTCAGCATCGTTTCAAACTTCACCATGtgattatgaaattataaatgttaatatatttattttaaatggaTAATTTGTGATGTAGTGggaatataaattattttatattattatataatatttttatttttcatttttaattgtcaattaCATTTTTTAGTGGGAAATGGTCGTAACTGAAAAACACGTTAGAATGTGCAAATTAGAAGATTGGCTTGTCAATGAAAACAAGCAAATGTCAATAGGTAAAATGATGGGTTAACAAACAACTcaattaaagtataaaaaatataattaaattctaaaattggAAAGttcaataaatacaattaaactTATACATCAAGCCTTTTGGATtacatttttcttctaaaataataataaattatcaaaaaatattataataaaaattaatcatcATGTTGACTCGTCTACATGTAAATTGACTCAATTGAGTAGGTTCAATTTCTAACCCAATATTCTTTGTCATCTTTAAAGAGGTTCTTAAATAAGtcaattaaagttattattagaaattaaactattttataaataatattaacatatttgtttttatgGATAGTAAAACTCCTAGCTCTAATAAATAtagacatttatttatatttcaaacttAAAGTCATTAGCTAAACTTAAATGGTCTTACATTTGATCAATCCACATTTTCATTAATCTCTGTAAGAATTTACGATTACTATTAGATTTAGCTGTCATTTAGGCGTGTAAGAAAACTTAAcctttaagttttatttaaaacaaaaaaaatagttcttgtacatattattttaaatttattttaatccaataaattttagatattataGAGGCTAAAAGGtacatgtaaaaatataattaattataaaaactataaatatttcgCACTACTCTGCTCGATCTGTAACCTAACCAATAAATGAGTCAACCATAATACTAATCTAATGTAAGTGTGTTACATTTCGTTTTAAAAAATACTCTTCTGATTTATTCATGATTTACCCTAATCATGAATACTAATCTAATGAGCCTAAcctttttaacatattttatattttggaaatttattttttcttaatttaataaataaccACGTCGAAttaattagtatatttttgCCCTAAATTGTACTTTTCACTTCGTATTACAGTCTTTGTTGTTCCACTCACCGGCCATGGAATCCGAGTCTCTGCAACGACGCCGTTCAAGCAGTGTCACCTGCAACAATGCACCTGTCAGAGAGAAGAGGCCGAAACGCAGCGAGGTGCGTCGTTTCAGCTCTCACCAGCTTCCTCAGTTTTTTTTAACGAATCCTAGAGCGTTGTTACTTACCTGGTTCCATTTTTCAGGTACTTGCCAAGAAGAAAACAGTTGAAGAACTCATCAAAGCGGCCCGTGCACAAAAGGACCACCTCGCTCATTTTCCAGAGTTTTGCCATTTCCACGCAAAGGGTAACTTTTCGAATTTGTTAGATTTTTGTTTAATCAAGTCAATTAGGTTAATTTGCCCAGGAGTTAGTTGCCAAGAAAATTACGAGTCACGCTAAGGTAAAATGGTTCCTAAAAGTGTAATACTGAGTCACACTGCTTGAGAGAAACCaaggaaatttaaaatatgactatagacttaattatatataatcattttaatatttaaaataaataaatattatcatttaacTTAAAAACTTTACGAAAAAACAGTGATTGACAAATTGCACTATTACTGTTTtgaattttcttgttttcagGATTAATGTGAGAACATTGTACATTGTACATTTTTATCACCCAAATGGTGTTTTAGTCTTTCATTCATACAACAAAAGACTACATGTCATTACCGCAAATTTTTTGTTTcctctttttcttaatttgttgcATTAGTTGTAGTACAAATTTCATTTCTCGAGAATTATTGGAAGGGTAAAAGTTGTATTCACAACAAACTGTAACTAGCTAAACAAGTTTTCCAACAATTTTAATGCATGTTTGGATTAATTTGTTTGATGTTCTTACAATGTACTATCTTCCCCCGAAATTTAAGCTAGATTGAACTAGCATTGATTATATAATGAGTAAATGAAAAGAGGTATTAGTGTGTGTTTGATTTTCAGTTACAAAATTAAGTTGTGATGAAGTGGACTGGAGTAGaacaaaaataactatttcAGCTTTTAAGTCAACTGgagttttaagatgaattttgCTTCTAACTGAATCTGAAAAAGAATGTCAAACTTGTTGGCACAGTGTTCAATAGAAATTGAATGTTGGTTTAGGTGTTTCAACTTGAATCCAAAAACCTTTAGTTGATGATAACTCTTGAGATGTAAATTTGTAATTCTCAAACATGGGAATTTGACAATGTTGATTCTTGggtttgaatatttttgttgttgttctaaGTGCCTATTTTAACCTGATTTATAGGTCTCTCTTTGTGTTTGAAGTCAGGACATGGCAATAAACTTTCCTCAACTGTTAAGACTTATATTCAGAGTCTCCTTAAGGTAGAAAGAATACTAAAAATTTAGAATGTGTGTTTATACCATAATGCAAAGGAGAATCTGTCATTTTTCCCTTTTGTTCAGGTGGCTTTTGTTCTGTTACAAAATGCACCTAGCCAATTCAGTGAAATAGAGAGaatattagtttattaaaactctgaattttatttctgtttgtttatgTTGTCATTCATTGATGTGGTATGCTATGAAAATCTGtcttttttttgttatctaGTTGAAATGAATGATCTTGTGAAAATGTCTGATTTGTATATTCCCCAAACTGCAGCTAAACATGGAAGGACCGTATGGATCTGAGTGGCCAGAGGAAGAAAAGGTGAAGCGCAGAGAAATGGTTGATCATGAAGCACATTATGTATTTGTGCATGAGGTTGCCAATTCAAATGCTGATGAGATGACAACAATGCTTACTGCAGCAAAGACTTCAACTTGCTGTCTGAAGAATAGTGGTCCCTTGGTTGGATTTGTACAGTACCGCTTCGTGTTAGAAGAAGAGATACCAGTGCTTTATGTGTATGAATTACAGCTTGAGCCTCGTGTTCAGGGGAAGGGACTGGGGAAGTTTTTAATGCAACTTCTAGAGTTTATGGCGCAAAAGGTAATCTGAGTTTTTTTTCACCTCTTTCATTAATGAAAATTGAGAATCGGTGGGGCACTGCAGAGGAAACAGCTCTTAAGCTGGGAAAAGATGGTGGACTGTTGAACATTATGATCTTTCAGGGAacaatttatttacatttattattaatgtaCAGTGTCCACATTTCCATTTTGAAAGTCCCTATAGCCCTCAGTTGGATGTCTTGACAAGTGCACGACTTTTATGTTCATTGAACATGGTCTCTTATCTAATATTTTCTGTGCTAATGTCTCTTGTAGAACTGTATGGGTGCTGTCATGCTGACTGTTCAAAAGGCAAATGTATTAGCCGTGGATTTCTATATAAGTAAGCTTAGGTAACATTTTCACTTGGTATCCTGCTTTCATCAAATTATTTTCTGTTAAAAAGACGAAATGTTAAGTTTGATAGGGATGAAAGGGAAGAAAGAATTTCTCTATCACCATTTGCTCCTGTTCTGCTACCCTTACTAATTGTATGTCAACATAAGACATTGATTCCGTGGTAAACGTAAGACATTTAACTGATAATGCATGAACATATCTTGAAAAGAGTTATCTGAGAGCCTGAACCTCATATGTTAAAGAAAGTGAGTcatcaattcaaaattattagatatttgCTTATAACTATGTTTCTTGCGCACATTATATAAGCCTGGTTAGAATATACTTTTCAACGTGCActtgtagaaaaagaaaataaaattaattaaagctTTCTCATTAGTTAAATTCAACTTTTGTAACCTCTTGTTTAGAATCTCCCtcatttgttttcttaatatGTTGATgcataaattagttttaatgtCTCTATTTTATGCCTTTTGAACTATCACCTTATATGGTTTTATCCCATGTTATCAATGTAAGGTGACATCCCAATTACTTTCTACGTTTTGCTAATAATATATTTCCTTTTCCCTCccttttggtttttgttttgttgaataATGAAACATTTACAGATACATCATATCAGCCACTTCACCTTCAAAAGTCAACCCAATGgtatataaatttttctttcccCTTTTCCTGTTATTTCGTGAAAACGTTCTGCTATTAAGTCCTGCTTTCCCCTTAAATGCAGATGAACAAGAGTTATGAAATTCTTTGCAAAGTATTTAATGATGAAGCCAAAACTATTTTTGGAGGTAACGCGCCAACTCAGGGCTCTGTCTGATTGATTTTCCGAAAATATGCCACTAGTCGTCACATAACACCTTTCTTTATGAGcaattttctaaatcaatcggGTTTCAGGTTTTTAACATCATACATTTTGCACTGAATTTCGTAAATCACCTTCTGCCCTTCCCCATTTATCTGCATGTCTATATTAGTTATGTTCTTAAAATTCTATAATTTGAAGTTATAAGctttttttacaaatttctagaatttcaatttctttaaacaaaattattcaaaaaatatattttatatatagtaaGCATTTTAAAGTTCTCCGTAAAAATGAAATAGTATCTAAAAATTCTCTATACAAACTAACTGTAAAGGTTTTTATCACCATGACATTTTTATGCTTCACATTCTACACCCTCTGCATGATCTCAGAAGAACTGTGTTTTTTAACATGTGTCTGTTCAAGGTCTTGCCATATTTGTGCCAATGATGGTTGCTGCTAAACTAGagcgttttttttttctcttggaAGGGAGGGGATTTGCCTATATTAGTTGAACTGAAATATCTGATTGCATACTATGTTGGAGCCTGTGCTACATTTAGTTGGCGATACCATGATAAACTATTAATTGCTAGCAGAAGCTGTTCTTGAAATACAATACTTAGCATGCTGTTCTTTCTCTCCAAAAGAAAGATAGTCTGAGATTAGTGCTCCCATTCTCCCTTTATCCTTACTTTTCTCTAACCTTCACTTTGCTGAAACAGACATTAacctcctttttttctttcttttttgttttcatcatcTTTACTTACACAGCCTCCCTTGTTTTGTTTACAGATAGAGAAGATGAATAGGTGCGCAGTTAGAGAATGATGGCTGAAGTTGTTAGTCCCATTCTCTTTACTGGACTAATTGAGTGGCCTTCTTTATTgggttcttttgtttttttgttttttgtctttcttcttctcttctctgtCCATTTAGAAGAATTTTCTTTTGCCCCATTGTACACACCAGCccctcaaaatttaaaaaaataaatttctcaGGAAGGATGGGTTTCTACAAAAcgaaaataagaagaaaaatcaatgaaaaaaaCCTTCCTATacgataaaattaatttaaacaccAACATTTGAAAAGTTAATAGGAAAAAAACTTCAATAATTGTTAGTATATTTAGTctatgaaaaagaaaagcatgTTACTTTCTTAAAAGTAGTTTTAGATAAATTTATCCTGTTGGACTCAATGGAGCCTGACTAATCCATGCCCAAATGTTGATGATTAACATAAGCTTGTCGAAacacaaatcttcatcattcaAAGTATGTCAGAAATTAAGCCAAAGTAAGGACGTGTGCTGACAACAGTTTTATTGGTAAATAATAGCCAAATGGTGTATGACAGGGCTGCTGCTTGTTATGTCAGAGGAAAAAACATGATTCTGTTGGATAATGTTCTTTTTATCTTAGATCCTTTTTCTAGTACTTTTGGTTGTATGTGGCAGATTATATTAGTGGGAATGTAACACGACAGAATCCATTCATCACGAATGTCAGGCACTTTGCTTCTGCTTTGTGCATTGTACATTTCATCGCAAATCTCAGCTCTTAAACACTGTAATAGAAAATTTAGGAGCCCTTTAATGTGCCAGACCTTTTCATGCGAGCTAAGATGCATTGTATATTTGATGCCCCACTTTTCACATGGAAACGTTATCCAGTGTTCTACTGCATCTTCAGTTAGCGCATCTTCAATGCTCTTCGTATAAGCAATCCACTTAATGTTCTACTTGGATTATACTCTAATGTTAGCTTTTATTAACAAGTTACCTAACTTACAAATAATATACTTTTCTTCAACATTTCATATTCTTTCATAATTAACACAATACTCAATAACTTTAaacactttaaaataatatatgccACAAAAATATAAATCGCTCTTACAATATAACTAAATATTTCAccctttctttatttttttctcttaactttagaaaaaattattcttttttcatATCTCTTTAGAAATTCAgctatttataatttacttttacaTTATACTCTCTTAAAccatacaataattttttacacATTCATTTATCGtattaaataaaagaactaCAATTAgcttatcaaaataaaaaaatattatatttttctattattgaaAAGTActctaaaatttatattcttggAAAGTAatcttaaattgtttttttatgtagTTTACTTCCAACTgaacaacttttaaaaaataattatgaactCGGATGAGTTGTGTTAGATTggtagtattttattataaagaagTTGTATTTAACTGATATAATTTTCTGATTAAAAAGATAAAGTTGTGTtactttaattcaaattaattaaagcaaaaattgtGTCGactttatgattttttcaaaatgaaGTCGTCTTATCTTAACATacttaaactcatttttttaaaacattgtctttcatttaaataaagttgaaaGTAGATTGCACAGTAAAATAATcatctttaattatattaacgaaattaaaattaatttttcatcacCTATATTTAGTTGTGTAAagtaaaaaatctaaattttgactcataacatttttaaatgtcaatttaacaaaaaaaccacattgaatttatttaaaaagaaatgaaccaattaaataaaaataaatataaaaattaaaactaatcaATGATAAGAAAAAAACCAAATTTCTAATTAAACACGTTAATGATTCCGATTTTAAAACCGTAGCTACAGAGACCAGACGACGTCGTCCTACGGGTTTCTCCTCCCTCCATAGTTTGAAACGCAAGCTCGCGGACTAAAGTGTTATGGTTCGAAGGAAGTCTCGTCCCGAGCCAAAAATGAAGACAGCGTTACGGCTATCTTCCTTCACGCGCCAGCTTCACTCGCGTTCTCCCCCACGCGCTGCCGCGTTCAACCGAGTCCTCGCCTCCTTTGCCAGGGCGAAGTGCTTCCCCGCCGCGATTTCTCTCTGCGCCCAAACGGAGTCCCGCGGCGACGTTATCCCTTGCCACGTCACCCTCACCATCCTCATCAACTGCTTTTGCCACGTCGGCAAAGTTGCTCTCGCCTTCTCCGTCTTCGGAAAGCTCCTCAAGCGCGGCCTCCCCTATGACGCTGTCACGCTCAACACCTTAATCAAAGGCCTCTGCCTTGACGGCGCCGTTTCTTCGGCGCTCAAGTTCTATCAGGAAATGGCGGCAGAGGGGTTTGAGTTCACCGAAGTCACCTACGGAACGTTAATTAACGGACTCTGCGATGTAGGGAAAACAGAAGCGGCTATTAGATTGTTGAGAATGATGCAAGCTTGCGATCCTAATGTTAAACCTAATGTGATTATGTATAGTAGAATTATAGAGGGTTTGTGTAAGGAAGGACTTGTCAATGAGGCGTGTGAGTGGTGTTATGAAATGGTTGGTAACAATGTTGAGCCTAATGTGTTCACTTACAGGCCTCTTGTGAGAGCGTTGTGTGTCGCGGGACGGTTAGACGAGGCGGTTCGGATGGTGGAGGGGATGATTACGAAGGGTGTGTACATTGATATTTATGTGTTTAGTGTTTTGATAGATGCGTTGTGTAAGAAAGGAATGGTGGTGGAAGCGCaggaggtgtttgatgaaatgatTAAGAGAGGTGTTGAGGTTAATGTTGTTGTGTGCACGGCCTTGATGGCGGGCTATTGTTTGAAGAACGAAGTGGATGAGGCAAGGAGGTTGTTTGATGCAGTTGTGAGACGGCCGGATGTTTGGAGTTATAATGTTTTGATGAATGGGTATTGCAAGGTTAGGAGATTGGATGATGCAATGATGTTATTAAATGAAATGTGTGGGAAGGGTGTGATTCCGAATCTTGTGACTTATAATTTGTTGGTTGATGGTTTTTGTAAATGTGGGATGGTGGCGTATGCTTGGCAAATTGTTAAGGCAATGTGTGAGAGTGGTGTCACGCCGGATGTTGTTACTCATAGTATCTTGTTGGATGGTTTGTGCAAGAGGCAACGTCTTGATCTGGCGGTTGTGATGTTTAACCAGATGCTGAAGAGGGGTGTGGCACCTGATGTTTGGAGTTATAGTATATTGATTGATGGTTGTTGCAAGAATCAGAGGATAGGTGAGGCCATGAATTTCTTGAAAGAAATGCATTTTAGGAATTTGGTTCCTCATATTGTGACTTACACTTCTCTTATTGATGGACTGTGCCAATCTGGGAGATTGTTGTCTGCGTGGAGGCTTCTGAATGAGTTGCACCATAATGGTCTACCCCCTGATATTATTGCTTACAGTACTTTGTTGAATTCTTTATGCAAAAGTGAACGTCTTGACAAagcaattattttgtttaaccaAATGATTAGGAGGGGTTTGGCACCTGATGTTTGCAGCTATACCATCTTGATTAATGGACTATGCAAGAGTGAAAGGATAGATGAAGCCGTTAATCTCTTAAAAGAAATGCATGTAAAAAATTTGGTTCCTGATACCATAACTTATATTTCTCTTGTTGATGGCTTGTGCAGATCTGGGAGAATCTCGTATGCGTGGCAGCTTCTTAATGAGATACATGGCAATGCTCCACCCCCTGATGTTGTCAATTACATCGATGCACTTTGCCCGCGCATGCATCTTCACAGCAAATGCCATGCTTCAACTTACTGTTGACAGAAGAGCTGGTTGTTATGTTCTTGCATAACTATACTTACCGATGGTTTGTCTGAAATTGGAACGCTATATACTGCACAGAAATTTCCAAGTATCTTTTGATTAAAGGATGTTGTTCACGTGTCCAAAAATATACCACTGTGATGAATGGGCTTTGTCtgaagagaaaatgttggaTGAATGGTGAACTTGCTTTTTAAAAGCTGGGAAAATTCTTGCTCTTCtgaaaaacaacattaaatcAATAGAAGAGAAACTTTTACATGAAGTGGTCAATGGATAGAGGCCTTGTAAGATGATACAATAAGGTCAGTTACTCtagtttttatttgaattatacttaataatgttgaatttgtttgaattatacagtaaaatgttgtttttctttaaaaatgtgttttaacTTCTAATGCGTTCTTATCACTAGACGATAACAATTTTTATGTTGATATGACTTCCTCATTTCCGTTGTATTCTTGATCTACCCGCAGACAGTGTTTATGCAACCTGAATGGTTTGTGAATAACCTATATAATAATGCAACAATTAATGTAAAACTTGACATTGTTGCATGTTGTTATTGccaatctaatatttttttttgtttatattcttatcaaaaatattttatgttttctccATACTTCCTGGAAATAAGTTAAAGAAGTCAATATCTTGATTGCATAATGGGTGTATTCCTGTATTAA includes these proteins:
- the LOC108345008 gene encoding uncharacterized protein LOC108345008 isoform X1 codes for the protein MESESLQRRRSSSVTCNNAPVREKRPKRSEVLAKKKTVEELIKAARAQKDHLAHFPEFCHFHAKGLSLCLKSGHGNKLSSTVKTYIQSLLKLNMEGPYGSEWPEEEKVKRREMVDHEAHYVFVHEVANSNADEMTTMLTAAKTSTCCLKNSGPLVGFVQYRFVLEEEIPVLYVYELQLEPRVQGKGLGKFLMQLLEFMAQKNCMGAVMLTVQKANVLAVDFYISKLRYIISATSPSKVNPMMNKSYEILCKVFNDEAKTIFGDREDE
- the LOC108345008 gene encoding uncharacterized protein LOC108345008 isoform X2; translation: MESESLQRRRSSSVTCNNAPVREKRPKRSEVLAKKKTVEELIKAARAQKDHLAHFPEFCHFHAKGLSLCLKSGHGNKLSSTVKTYIQSLLKLNMEGPYGSEWPEEEKVKRREMVDHEAHYVFVHEVANSNADEMTTMLTAAKTSTCCLKNSGPLVGFVQYRFVLEEEIPVLYVYELQLEPRVQGKGLGKFLMQLLEFMAQKNCMGAVMLTVQKANVLAVDFYISKLR
- the LOC108345008 gene encoding uncharacterized protein LOC108345008 isoform X3 — translated: MHLSERRGRNAARYLPRRKQLKNSSKRPVHKRTTSLIFQSFAISTQRLNMEGPYGSEWPEEEKVKRREMVDHEAHYVFVHEVANSNADEMTTMLTAAKTSTCCLKNSGPLVGFVQYRFVLEEEIPVLYVYELQLEPRVQGKGLGKFLMQLLEFMAQKNCMGAVMLTVQKANVLAVDFYISKLRYIISATSPSKVNPMMNKSYEILCKVFNDEAKTIFGDREDE
- the LOC108345713 gene encoding putative pentatricopeptide repeat-containing protein At1g12700, mitochondrial isoform X2, whose amino-acid sequence is MVRRKSRPEPKMKTALRLSSFTRQLHSRSPPRAAAFNRVLASFARAKCFPAAISLCAQTESRGDVIPCHVTLTILINCFCHVGKVALAFSVFGKLLKRGLPYDAVTLNTLIKGLCLDGAVSSALKFYQEMAAEGFEFTEVTYGTLINGLCDVGKTEAAIRLLRMMQACDPNVKPNVIMYSRIIEGLCKEGLVNEACEWCYEMVGNNVEPNVFTYRPLVRALCVAGRLDEAVRMVEGMITKGVYIDIYVFSVLIDALCKKGMVVEAQEVFDEMIKRGVEVNVVVCTALMAGYCLKNEVDEARRLFDAVVRRPDVWSYNVLMNGYCKVRRLDDAMMLLNEMCGKGVIPNLVTYNLLVDGFCKCGMVAYAWQIVKAMCESGVTPDVVTHSILLDGLCKRQRLDLAVVMFNQMLKRGVAPDVWSYSILIDGCCKNQRIDLGESRMRGSFLMRYMAMLHPLMLSITSMHFARACIFTANAMLQLTVDRRAGCYVLA
- the LOC108345713 gene encoding putative pentatricopeptide repeat-containing protein At1g12700, mitochondrial isoform X1; this encodes MVRRKSRPEPKMKTALRLSSFTRQLHSRSPPRAAAFNRVLASFARAKCFPAAISLCAQTESRGDVIPCHVTLTILINCFCHVGKVALAFSVFGKLLKRGLPYDAVTLNTLIKGLCLDGAVSSALKFYQEMAAEGFEFTEVTYGTLINGLCDVGKTEAAIRLLRMMQACDPNVKPNVIMYSRIIEGLCKEGLVNEACEWCYEMVGNNVEPNVFTYRPLVRALCVAGRLDEAVRMVEGMITKGVYIDIYVFSVLIDALCKKGMVVEAQEVFDEMIKRGVEVNVVVCTALMAGYCLKNEVDEARRLFDAVVRRPDVWSYNVLMNGYCKVRRLDDAMMLLNEMCGKGVIPNLVTYNLLVDGFCKCGMVAYAWQIVKAMCESGVTPDVVTHSILLDGLCKRQRLDLAVVMFNQMLKRGVAPDVWSYSILIDGCCKNQRIGEAMNFLKEMHFRNLVPHIVTYTSLIDGLCQSGRLLSAWRLLNELHHNGLPPDIIAYSTLLNSLCKSERLDKAIILFNQMIRRGLAPDVCSYTILINGLCKSERIDEAVNLLKEMHVKNLVPDTITYISLVDGLCRSGRISYAWQLLNEIHGNAPPPDVVNYIDALCPRMHLHSKCHASTYC